TAACATTTTAGCGTTGCGACTTTACCCTCTGGTTCGCCTACATCATTTGGTCTTGCAGCAAAATGTCCACATTCTACAATATATACAGCTACACAGATTGCAAATGTACGTATTAATATTTCCATTTGAAAAAAATCCTGATTCTGATTTTCAATATTCCACAAGTAAAACAATGAATGTTTCTGAACTGAATACATACATTACAACACTATCTTCATGTTTAAAAGTCTATATCTGATGTACTTCATTTAtagcaaaattaaataaacattaaattcaGATTGATGAAAAGATTACCTCCAAGTTTCATATGTTCTATTTACACTGTcattatcaatttaatatttatcttaTACCATATCTTgagcaaaaataaaataaacagaaactgacaagtattatatataatatataaagcaTGCTGGATATTAAGTTTTGTTACTGGTATCAGTAAAATGCGGTTTTTAAAATCACACTACTTCAAGAATTAGTTTCAACGTTTTGGTAATCATGTTTTGTTCTCTGAGCAAGCTTAgaagaaatgttatgttttctaTATATATCGTATCCAAATATTTAATAGGAAACTTAATTTAATCTTAAATTTTATTCTCATTATTCTTATCTTTAAGTAAAATCTTATCAGTAAAACATTCTAGTCGTGTTTGTGCCATAGTTTTCCATTTAAATTGTTGAAATGCTCTGTTAATCACAGAAGTCAGCTGAGTTGCATCTATGAtttgtatttatgtttttttggcTCCAAATATTCGAAAAAATTTGCGAAAAAAATCTGAGAAGaaatttaattgtattgttttcattgttcCATTCGTTAGGAAACTCCATTTATTCTTAAAGTGTATTCTGATTATTTCTATCTTCAATGTACGTATATCCTTGTACATCAAGATCTTCAGGAACTTGAGAAGCAAATGAATGTCTCCAGTGACCATAATGTCCAGTACTTGGTAAACGAGGTAAAGATCGATCATAAAGACCACTATTTGAAACTCGATCTCTGGTATCATAGTACACAGTAGGTTGATATATCTCTCTACCAGATGAATCAGTAGCAGTCCTTGTCTTACAGAAGCATTGATAATAAACAGGAATGATGACAACAACTACAACAATAATGACGActaatatgataataatgatcACAACATACAAAGACACACTATCCTTATCTTCTTCATTATTCGTATTTATATTCACCTTATGTAATTGTATTACGTCATTACTTTCTTTTGTAGAGTCTTTATTTTGTCTtccatttgatattattaaagttaTTGAATCTCTACTGATACCAATATTATTTTCTGCAGAACACGTGATTATTGTTCCATTTGTGGTAATTGATGGTTTTATAAGCGTCAACACTTGTCCATCTGCAATGTATTCATTTGCGTTCAATACAGGCGAAAAGGTCCACATAAACTGAGTAACTGGAGGATTAGCAAATGATTGACAGAATAAAATGGAATCAGATCCAATGAATAGTGTACTTGTGTGTTGTATTTTAACTTCTGGACGATATTGTATATTTAGATTTCGAATTGTACAGTTACTTACTCCAGATGTAGCTTCCGATGTTTGTTTACAAGTAAAGTTGGCATCATTGTCTATTTTCTTCGCATTGAATGTATAATGCGTATAAGTCAAATAACTGTCTGTCTCAGACTGagtattcaatatattaactTTTCCATAACGACTCCATGTTAACTGCACTGGTGGTCTAAGTAATTGACTAATACAAGTTAACTTGACTTTTGAATCAACAATGAAACTGTTGGCAGACTTTTTACATTGTGGATATTCTGATGAAGGAACTTGCATTACGGTTAGACGGGCTACTCCAGAACTGACGACGGGAGTTTGATCAATCTGGCAATGATAATTTCCCTCATCCTCAAGCAATAAATCTGAAATAGTTATTGAATACAAAAGTGATCCTTTAAATGTGGGAATTTCATCAATTTCAACAGATAGACGATTGTTTTTAGTCAATATCTTATTATTCGAAGTTAAATGCAGGCCTTCTTTCCACCAGGATACAATATGAATATCATTATCAAATCCTCCTATGAAGCATTTCAAAGTTGCAACTTGTCCTTCAAGCTCATTCACATCCTTTGGTTTAGCATCAAATTTAACAGACTGAACAAGAAATATTTGGACAAAACATAtcaaatattcaaataaatCCATGTTTAATTCTTTCCAAATTACAATTATGTATCAAACTTTCATAACGTAAATGTGTGAATATAAAGATCAATGTGTTATACCTTTTTGATAACGAGAATGAAAAAGCCCTccatgttataaaacaaatttggaacgttaaatattgtgttttgttACAGGTTGTTGTGATTTTAATTTCCGTCTAAAAGTTTAAATTACtactttattcatatttttttttatcatgtaggCTATATATTTTCCAACTTACgttaaatttttaaatcaatttaactATTGATATTGACAtattccaacacatttttaaacactAAATATCATAGTGTATTATGACTGTTACTACAGTATCTTGAAATAATTAGGTTATATACTACAATTTGTACAACttgtacaattattacaaaGCAACTAATAATACAAAGAAGattataattttaatcataattttacaattcataAATGAAAAATGATCATAGTGTATTCTGATTGTTTGTATCTTCGATGTACGTATATCCTTGTACGTCAAGATCTTCAGGAACTTGAGAAGCAAATGAATGTCTCCAGTGACCATAATGTCCAGTACTTGGTAATCGAGGTAAAGATCGATCATAAAGACCACTATTAGAAACTCGATCTCTGGTATCATAGTACACAGTAGGTTGATACATCTCTCTACCAGATGAATCAGTAGCAGTCCTTGTCTTACAG
This is a stretch of genomic DNA from Antedon mediterranea chromosome 3, ecAntMedi1.1, whole genome shotgun sequence. It encodes these proteins:
- the LOC140045001 gene encoding cell adhesion molecule 4-like, encoding MDLFEYLICFVQIFLVQSVKFDAKPKDVNELEGQVATLKCFIGGFDNDIHIVSWWKEGLHLTSNNKILTKNNRLSVEIDEIPTFKGSLLYSITISDLLLEDEGNYHCQIDQTPVVSSGVARLTVMQVPSSEYPQCKKSANSFIVDSKVKLTCISQLLRPPVQLTWSRYGKVNILNTQSETDSYLTYTHYTFNAKKIDNDANFTCKQTSEATSGVSNCTIRNLNIQYRPEVKIQHTSTLFIGSDSILFCQSFANPPVTQFMWTFSPVLNANEYIADGQVLTLIKPSITTNGTIITCSAENNIGISRDSITLIISNGRQNKDSTKESNDVIQLHKVNINTNNEEDKDSVSLYVVIIIIILVVIIVVVVVIIPVYYQCFCKTRTATDSSGREIYQPTVYYDTRDRVSNSGLYDRSLPRLPSTGHYGHWRHSFASQVPEDLDVQGYTYIEDRNNQNTL